Proteins encoded in a region of the Macaca mulatta isolate MMU2019108-1 chromosome X, T2T-MMU8v2.0, whole genome shotgun sequence genome:
- the HAPSTR2 gene encoding HUWE1-associated protein modifying stress responses 2, with the protein MEEQQKEGEAEVAEHWFSKWERQCLAEAEQEEQLPPELQEEAAAELAGLKSEKQKLWHLFQISATAVAQLYKDSGCQQQGLSMWDPFQNAAMAVTSLYKESGDAHQRSFHLGVQVGHQRRIKDVLEWVKKGRSTIRREDLISFLCGKVPPAPPPPRTPRTPPKPPTGAPSQAVATESSSSVDVDLQPFQEATALHGLSGAMAGISMRSGDSPQDSGVASSGRRKSSFLEDDLNPFGSEELALHLDSGGIRKRTSAQCGDGTTDSPMQKRNRMV; encoded by the coding sequence ATGGAGGAGCAGCAGAAGGAGGGCGAGGCCGAGGTCGCGGAGCATTGGTTTTCCAAGTGGGAGCGCCAGTGCCTGGCTGAGGCCGAGCAGGAGGAGCAGCTGCCCCCCGAGCTGCAGGAGGAGGCGGCTGCAGAGTTGGCGGGGCTCAAGAGCGAGAAGCAGAAGCTGTGGCACCTCTTCCAGATCTCGGCCACCGCCGTTGCTCAGCTTTACAAGGATTCTGGGTGCCAACAGCAAGGACTTTCCATGTGGGACCCCTTCCAGAATGCGGCCATGGCCGTGACCAGCCTCTACAAAGAGAGCGGGGATGCCCACCAACGAAGTTTTCACTTGGGGGTCCAGGTTGGCCACCAGCGTCGCATCAAAGATGTGCTGGAGTGGGTGAAAAAGGGCCGGAGCACCATTCGTCGTGAAGACTTGATTAGCTTCCTGTGTGGCAAAGTGCCCCCCGCTCCTCCTCCACCTCGCACTCCTAGGACACCCCCGAAGCCACCCACTGGGGCCCCCAGCCAGGCTGTGGCAACTGAGTCCAGCTCATCGGTGGACGTCGACCTGCAGCCCTTCCAGGAGGCGACCGCCCTGCATGGCCTCAGTGGCGCTATGGCAGGCATCAGCATGCGATCAGGCGACTCGCCTCAAGACAGCGGTGTCGCCAGCAGTGGGCGCCGAAAAAGTAGCTTCTTGGAGGACGACTTGAATCCCTTCGGCTCAGAGGAACTGGCCCTCCATCTGGACAGTGGGGGGATCCGCAAGCGCACCTCGGCCCAATGCGGTGATGGCACCACAGACTCACCAATGCAAAAGCGCAACCGAATGGTCTAA